Below is a window of Solanum stenotomum isolate F172 chromosome 7, ASM1918654v1, whole genome shotgun sequence DNA.
CAGGTATTCAAGATGGTTGAGCAGAATGTTAAGTTTTATGTTTCAGCTCTTGGTGCGCTCCATTAGTTCTTAGACTATATAGTAAGTCCATTCGGTTGGTTAAGCGTATGGCTAGGCAGGGAGCCTTGTCCCGATAAACAGTTTATTCAGTCatgttagaggctttatagatggTCAGTTAGTATACTCTTATGACCTGTATTCCAGTTTTGACCTATGTGCTACTTCACGAACTTAAacaataatttatgaaaaatactttatttaCAAGACTTATTCCCTTATGTTAAACGAATCCCTCAAGTTCTTTTAAATTATGCATTCTGCTCATGTCTAGATGTATGTTCTATGTTTATGCCATGATATGGGTTCGTTCGGGCCAGCGAAGGCATCGAGTGTTGGTGCCGCCTAGTGTCTAGGCTAGAGGCGTGAGACTTGctcacaatttttaaaatttagcaAACCAAAAGACGTCAACAGATATTTAGAAATAGAAGAGGCAGCTCAGTTCACTAAAGCTCTAGCTATGCGTGGGGTCCGGGGACAGGCTTGACCGCAAGGGTCTATTGTAAATATGTATTGCACTAAGAGGAGACATATAAGTACCTTCAGCATGTTATGAAACTCAATAATTTGAAACAAAGTGAATTTCCTTCAGGATATCAATAACTTGTAATATTTACACCTAATATGATGGTGCTTTACAAATTCTTGATCCAATAAGATATGGACTTCTTGATAAGGAACTGTAGACTAGCACCTCTATAAAATTAAGCAAGCTAGCACAGAAGTAGACAGTTTTGCATTCATAGAGTTATAATTATACTATTAGAGATATATATGCGTACCCAGCTATGCATGGCATTTGCAACAATTATAGACCATGTCGGTAGTTTGGAGAGTAAACGCCTGAAAGGAGGGATCCCTTTACTTGTTTTTGATTTACCCTCAACTATAGTGTGTATCTGCCCCTTGTTCTGTATATACCTCAATTCATGAATGGATATTTGCTGACTATGTTCAGGAGTACTAGAGGTAGCAGAAACCCACACTAAAACCCATAGGAATCCGGACAAGCCAAATATCACAAATGGTCCGAATAGGCCACCTTGTGACATAAGTATAGGAGAAAAGGTAAGTCCAATAGCACTTCCAAGTTGAAAACCAGCCATGGCAAGTCCGACAGCCCTTGAGCGCTCAGTAGGAGGAAACCATCTACAAGGAAAAGCACCAGTTTTAAAGCAACATGTTAAACCAGATCTTTCAGTTCTACAGACTACTATCACAACTATTTAGTATAGAGACCATATTATaaattcaaaagtttcttgACTTCAATACCTTGCAATCATACTATTCATGCAAGGAAGAGCAACCCCTTCGGCAATTCCTAGCAGCATCCTCATGGCAAGTAATGGCCATAATGATGCTTCTGCTGCCCAAGGAGTTAGAAGTGTCGCCATGGACCATAAAGCCACACCCCATGCCATCACTAACTTACCTCCGTAGTAATCCACCAGAGTCCCCCCGGCTATTGGCGAGATCAGGTATCCCCAGAGAAATGATGACTGCCATTAGTAACTATTTATCAATCAGAACACTGAATATCAAATGCAAGGTCAGAACAGAAGTGGAAACATGATTTGTTAGTCGATTACTTTCATTTCAAGTCAAAGATTTTTTTTCGTATGTTATTATAGCTACTATAGTAACACGTGAATTCAGAAATTGGTCAGTACCTTGAAAATCTAGTTCTTTGGCTCAATTCAAGAAATGCATATTTATCAGGAAAATGCTTTACCATAAAAGACTCACACAATCAAATTCAAACTGCATTTAGATGTCCAACATCAGGTTTTGGGAGAGAATAGTTTAGTTTTCAAATTTTCACATCAGAAAATAAGAGCACCGAAAGAAATAACAATTTTCAGCAACTGTCCAATCCAAATGAGTTCGATTGGTTGGGATTTATTGCCCTTCTCTACCTAAAAGTTTATGAGAAGTTTTTTCGCACTTATAACGCATACGTTGAAAGTGTTCAATATAAGTCTATGAAAAGTTTTTGGCATTTACCATATGTTGGTTGCCCAATGTGAGGTGCCGCTGCATGTGAGCCATTGGACCTTGAGAAGGAAATTAAGAAAGCTCTCCCCCACACCCTCCACGGATTTTATATGGTGTGGTGGGACATGGGGAAGGTGTtcgtttgaatttgatttatgagtTGTTAGCTTTCATAGATTGTTAAAACAGACCATGTGAATATCAGATTTGTACCCTCAGATTTTGTCACATTTAATTCCTCCCATtcacaccccccccccccccacctagaagaaaagaaaggaaagaagtGAACAGAAAACATAAAATGTTAGATGAAAATCTATTACGACGGTTCTGATAAACCTAGACTAAAACAGAGGACATcaccttttttccttttagaaaaTTAACTTTGGAACTAAAATTAATGAAATCAGATTCTCATATAAGACAAGCATTTCCACACcttgatgatattttattttacttttgaaaatggtaaagttgtaTTCATCTGCAATGAGGGAATGCTCGCAACCAAACAAAAATTACAAGGCAAGAAGTCATGAATACATAGAGCCTAGGAAATCTACAAACTGATCTACTTCATATAAACCCTCCCTCTTCTTTACACCTTGACGATACTTTTACAAGAGCTCTGACTTGAATCCTAACTAGGTAGACGCCTAGGATCTGAggtaaaaattgaatttatgaaTCAAATCGAACTTTTCTTACAGCAGATCCACCCTAtaatatttcaaagaaaaagttaGCAACATAAAAGATTAGTGACTTGATATCATCGAAAAGGTCACATAATAATTCATTTTAAGCTTGGATCTCTTCAAGCaatcaaggagatgaaaaaCCATGTTAACTAAAAGGAGAAAAGGTTGATTGACTGGCATTGCTGATGAAAATCAAAGAAAGTCAGCTTTGACACTAGCCAATGTAGACAGAATTATCCTAGTTGacttatttctttctttcttttagtcAAGAGAATGCTTCTTCAACTTGGCCAATGAACTTGTGGACTTCATTTTCCAAGCCAAAATTTTGAACTTGCAAGTTTATATACAAGCACTCTAACGTATCCACACTTGGAGCGGTCATGAATTTAAGATATGATGTTCTACTAAGTTGAATGTAAGATATAAGAGATAAACTTTTTACTGgtatattcataaaaatatgtatatttactCTTATTAAATCCACAACCATCCATGTGAGCAATTTCCAAATTTATTTACTAGAATATTTCAGAATGTAATTAATTGAATTGGTGAAGAAATAGGGTGTGgagtagaaaaaaattaatgaaagtaCCTGAACAACACCAGCAAAAGATTGACGCCAACCATGAGAAAGAGATAGGGGAACTATAGCGACTGACATGACAACTCGATCTGCGTTACATAAAGCCAAAGACAAGGCTAACATTGCCACAACTTTCACTCTCTCCGATGTGATGAACTCCACTAAGCTCCCTTGTCGCTGTACTGATTGAGATTGAGAATCATTGGAAGAAGCTCGTATTCGATTACTCCGAACCGGAACCTCGGTTCTGAAGAAAGTGTTAGCAGTTATCAATTTGAAACAACAGTTGTGATTGGGCGGAAATTTGCAGTTTGAAGGCAAGTTGATGTTGAATACTAACTGTTTACCAAAGGAATTAGGTTTCCTAAAGCTCGAACTAGGGCTGAGATATCGGAGAGTCGCTGGAGAATTCATCTAGAGAATAGTGCTGTGGTGTTATCGAAAATGATTTTGCATTGAATTACGGATGATACCTCGTTCAAGGCATTTAATTTTGTTCCCTAATGTCACGGCGGCTTGAACTTGATGATGAATAAATAGCATATGTGATTTGACGTAATTCTCAGTTTTCGCAAATGCTGTTACGGAGTCCGTTTGTTCCACTCAGCTCCATGGATCAGATAATTGCTATTTGTTGGCGTCgttcaatttttcttcttatatttgGATTATTACATAATTGCAGGCGTCCTTCAATTAGATAATTCATATACTACTTCCTTTCATTTTTAACTACTAAAATTAATATCACggaatttttaaaatgatactTAAAATCTAttagtcattaaaactaaaataatatattatcttacatacaagatttcatagtaacaaacattaataatgtaaagaaaaatgaaaattattacatcttatcatttattcttaatagcataagtataaattaatgacgataaaaatacataccagaaTATGTAACATAAACAATGGTCAGTGAGTCACTCAACAGGACAaaagtatacaaatatttaattgtgaagaagaagaagaggaggttcaaattttttgtagttttaaaatgagagaaaattcttctatttatagacaacaaagggtagtgtgaacaaatgtttattgtgtcttatcgaAAAGGTTACaattatttggaaaagttgcaatccttcgaaaaggtcacaacttttcataaaagtcgcaattttcataaaagtcgcaattttcataaaagtcgcaactcttcataaaagtcgctactcttcattaaagtcgcaacttttcataaaagggGAAGgctaattttggaaataaataaattaaaagggaattctggTTTGTAATGGCACCACGTAGGCAGACATAaggttctcttatatatatatatactagtaaaattactcGCGCTTCACGCGGAAATTTGACattacaaaatttataaaataatacttaaaacataTCAGTCATTAAAGCTAAAACACTATGTTGTCTGATTATGTAGTAAAGaacattaataatataaaggaaaatgataattataacatcttatcatttatttcaatcaatcatctttaatttgattttataatttatcatttgCCTCTAGAaagtgttactatttgataCTTTTGGGAAATTAGATGAACATCAACatgtgatattaaattttctataaTCTTTATCTATACTAACAATTATACCAATAATTTTAtggaaacataaacaacaacgtttaaaacatgtactcaaaaataacaattaatatcataagcacAAATTAATGATTGTTAAAAATATACCAGGATctataacaatagaatgaaacagaaaggaaaaaatgagtccactgaatgcacaatgtccccttaaggaaattattcctcTCTAGTACCTGAGGTTTGaaggaatagatcctctcaggatGGAACGATTCTATTCACAAGTGTATTGATACAGAAACAATGGTGTTAGTGAgtcactcaacaggagcaaagtacacaaatatttaattgtgcaaaagaagaagaagaagttcagaattttcgttattttaaaatgagaggaaatccctctatttataaacATAAAGGgcagtgtgaacaaatgttttttgtgCCTTATCGAAAATGTCACAATTCTTTGgaataaaagtcgcaactcttcataaaagtcgcaaatgttcataaaagtcacaacttttcattaaagtcacatcttttcatgaaaggggaagggtatttttggagataaataaatttaaaaggaaattatTGCTTGTGGTGGCACCACGTAGGCGGATctaggttctcttttatataaatatattatatatgatatgattgtcatagtttcctttttttcaggtaaaactataaaaacaattttcatttatattttatgatgtattttttcattatagtaatatgcaaaataaaaaaaagagtaatttatagtacatttttttatagtttttgaatatctaattttttttgtttaaaatatcgaattaatttaatctaatttaac
It encodes the following:
- the LOC125871366 gene encoding probable anion transporter 4, chloroplastic, which encodes MNSPATLRYLSPSSSFRKPNSFGKQLVFNINLPSNCKFPPNHNCCFKLITANTFFRTEVPVRSNRIRASSNDSQSQSVQRQGSLVEFITSERVKVVAMLALSLALCNADRVVMSVAIVPLSLSHGWRQSFAGVVQSSFLWGYLISPIAGGTLVDYYGGKLVMAWGVALWSMATLLTPWAAEASLWPLLAMRMLLGIAEGVALPCMNSMIARWFPPTERSRAVGLAMAGFQLGSAIGLTFSPILMSQGGLFGPFVIFGLSGFLWVLVWVSATSSTPEHSQQISIHELRYIQNKGQIHTIVEGKSKTSKGIPPFRRLLSKLPTWSIIVANAMHSWGFFVILSWMPIYFKTIYHVDLRQAAWFSAVPWSMMALTGYFAGVLSDLMIQRGISVTLTRKVMQSVGFFGPGFALIGLTTAPSPSIASAWLTLAVGLKAFSHCGFLVNLQEIAPQYSGVLHGISNTAGTLAAIIGTVGAGFFVELVGSFKGFLVLTSVLYFAAAVFWNVFSTGERVKFDDST